A genomic window from Elaeis guineensis isolate ETL-2024a chromosome 3, EG11, whole genome shotgun sequence includes:
- the LOC140856091 gene encoding fasciclin-like arabinogalactan protein 21, with translation MASPSLLSSLLALFSLLLLSSAAFQPSSPSTSPAGSGSPPPQEPHQATLLGAILANLGFQELAMAVPALISSASAAAPSGPITVFAPSDDSIRSCAACSPAALLREHLVPGLFSKIHLSNLAFGSKLETASPGRCLTVTSTASRPGSNSSSPVAFKIFVDGVEVTRPDLFNDGRIVIHGLQGFVSPLSPLSCRQDYIPYPKSYFPPEIASHRPGSAIVQLMLRDAMVRLRSGGYSILALAMRIKYAELAGLQNMTVFAVDDSAIFAGGHAYVTNVRFHVVPNRLLMHADLLRLPAGTTFPTLVHGQHLVVTHSGSTDTAAVGPSGSALRINYVPIKVPDAVYNSKVVVHGIFLPFPHLYLADLAAATWSAAAPPEDGFFETVAPTRAAVGGRGACGPSGPAAGCSDMAPSVSPAISAFVDLEDEGL, from the coding sequence ATGGCTTCCCCTTCTCTTCTCTCCTCCCTCCTCGCtctcttctccctcctcctcctctcctccgCCGCCTTCCAGCCATCTTCCCCCTCCACCTCGCCCGCCGGATCCGGTTCTCCGCCTCCCCAAGAACCGCACCAGGCGACCCTCCTTGGCGCGATCCTTGCCAACCTCGGCTTCCAGGAGCTCGCCATGGCGGTCCCCGCCCTCATCTCCTCCGCCTCCGCCGCCGCCCCCTCCGGCCCCATCACCGTCTTCGCTCCCTCAGACGACTCCATTCGCTCCTGCGCCGCCTGCTCCCCCGCTGCCCTCCTCCGCGAGCACCTCGTCCCCGGCCTCTTCTCCAAGATCCACCTCTCCAACCTCGCCTTCGGCTCCAAACTCGAGACCGCCAGCCCCGGCCGCTGCCTCACCGTTACCTCCACAGCCTCCCGCCCAGGATCCAACTCCTCCTCCCCCGTTGCCTTCAAGATCTTCGTCGACGGCGTTGAGGTCACCCGGCCAGACCTCTTCAACGACGGCCGGAtcgtgatccacggcctccaggGCTTCGTCAGCCCCCTCTCCCCGCTTTCTTGCCGCCAGGACTACATCCCCTACCCCAAGTCCTACTTTCCGCCGGAGATCGCCAGCCATCGACCCGGATCGGCGATCGTGCAGCTCATGCTGCGCGACGCCATGGTCCGCCTCCGCAGCGGGGGCTACAGCATCCTCGCCCTCGCGATGCGTATCAAGTACGCGGAGCTCGCCGGCCTCCAGAACATGACGGTCTTCGCCGTCGACGACTCCGCCATCTTCGCCGGCGGCCACGCCTATGTGACCAATGTCCGGTTCCACGTCGTCCCCAATCGCCTCCTGATGCACGCCGACCTGCTAAGGCTCCCTGCGGGAACCACCTTCCCGACTTTGGTCCACGGCCAGCACCTGGTGGTCACCCACTCCGGCTCCACCGACACCGCCGCCGTCGGTCCCTCCGGATCGGCCCTCAGAATCAACTACGTGCCGATCAAGGTCCCCGACGCGGTGTACAACTCCAAGGTCGTGGTCCACGGCATCTTCTTGCCGTTCCCGCACCTGTACCTGGCGGATCTGGCGGCGGCTACGTGGTCGGCTGCGGCGCCACCGGAGGACGGGTTCTTTGAGACGGTGGCGCCGACGAGGGCTGCCGTCGGTGGGAGGGGGGCCTGCGGCCCTTCGGGTCCCGCCGCCGGGTGCTCCGATATGGCACCCAGCGTCTCTCCAGCGATCTCAGCGTTTGTGGATCTGGAGGACGAGGGACTGTGA